A window from Oceanidesulfovibrio indonesiensis encodes these proteins:
- a CDS encoding deoxyribonuclease IV, giving the protein MRKIRNTQIEGTGAQPQSGLRLGAHMSVAGGLHKAFERIRQVSGTALQVFTRNQRTWADAPMDEDEVAAFRAAWAEWGDYPVASHAAYLINLASPKPEVVDKSVASLAREIYRCARLGVPFAVLHPGAPQEAGVEAGIAAVASGLDTAFERAEQDIRNENVPTFSEPKVLLEITAGQGSALGATFAELAAIIAAADRSHRLGICLDTCHAYAAGYDVATPAGLERMVDEMSAAGLSDRLHLIHLNDSRTPLGSRKDRHAHIGEGEIGLDGFAGVVNHSLLRRTPMVIETPKGEDMEFDHKNLRVLRELAGEVGKTCIAP; this is encoded by the coding sequence ATGAGGAAAATACGTAACACGCAGATTGAAGGAACAGGAGCGCAACCGCAAAGCGGGTTGCGGCTGGGCGCGCACATGAGCGTGGCCGGCGGCCTGCACAAGGCGTTTGAGCGCATACGCCAGGTAAGCGGCACGGCGTTGCAGGTATTTACCCGGAATCAGCGAACCTGGGCCGACGCGCCCATGGATGAAGACGAAGTCGCGGCGTTTCGTGCAGCATGGGCGGAGTGGGGAGACTACCCGGTGGCCTCCCATGCAGCTTATCTCATCAATCTTGCCAGTCCCAAGCCCGAGGTCGTGGATAAGTCCGTGGCCTCATTAGCCCGGGAAATTTACCGCTGCGCACGTCTCGGCGTTCCTTTCGCGGTACTGCATCCCGGAGCGCCGCAGGAAGCCGGCGTCGAGGCCGGAATAGCCGCCGTGGCGAGCGGTCTGGACACGGCGTTCGAGCGCGCTGAGCAGGATATCAGGAATGAAAATGTCCCGACATTCTCGGAGCCTAAGGTGCTGCTGGAGATTACGGCAGGGCAGGGTTCCGCGCTCGGGGCCACCTTTGCCGAGCTAGCCGCGATCATTGCTGCGGCGGATCGGAGCCATCGCCTCGGCATCTGCCTGGATACATGCCACGCCTATGCCGCGGGGTACGATGTGGCGACGCCGGCCGGCCTGGAGCGCATGGTGGATGAGATGTCTGCCGCCGGCCTGAGCGACCGGCTGCACTTGATCCACCTGAACGACTCCAGGACGCCGCTCGGGTCCAGAAAAGACAGACACGCGCACATCGGCGAAGGAGAGATCGGGCTGGACGGATTTGCCGGGGTGGTCAACCATTCCTTGTTGCGCCGGACGCCCATGGTCATAGAAACGCCCAAGGGCGAGGACATGGAGTTCGACCACAAGAATCTGCGGGTGCTCAGGGAGTTGGCGGGAGAAGTTGGAAAGACCTGTATCGCGCCTTGA
- a CDS encoding substrate-binding periplasmic protein: MKSNKFSLRVCFNRTSLLSLFIVAFVAGFLLAPPLSGDLSATHRIVINSSHSPPYSTPQRDGYFDLLLIEAFGRLGYLVQINNLPAMRSLADAANGVADGEIGRELGLDHEFHTLKPVPEPALERREFVAFSRNVKIETKDWSDLEPYHVAYVEGLQLFANNTKDARSVTALRSTDILFRFLDMDRCDIALSARLDGMTTLRKLGIKDVHVLEPPLEATPMYLYLHDNRKNLVMPLARILREMKEDGTIDFIKSQVVEKYIGI, translated from the coding sequence ATGAAAAGCAACAAATTCTCCCTGCGCGTGTGCTTTAATCGCACATCGCTCCTCTCCCTGTTCATCGTCGCTTTCGTTGCAGGTTTCCTGCTTGCTCCTCCTTTGTCGGGAGATCTGAGCGCAACGCACCGCATCGTCATCAACTCGAGCCACTCCCCGCCCTACTCCACCCCTCAGCGCGACGGATACTTCGATCTGCTGCTCATCGAAGCGTTCGGCCGGCTGGGGTATCTGGTCCAGATCAACAACCTGCCGGCAATGCGCTCCCTGGCGGACGCCGCCAACGGCGTCGCCGACGGGGAAATCGGGCGCGAATTGGGGCTCGACCATGAATTCCATACGCTGAAACCCGTGCCCGAACCGGCATTGGAGCGCCGTGAGTTCGTTGCCTTTTCACGCAATGTGAAGATCGAGACGAAGGACTGGAGCGACCTGGAGCCATACCATGTCGCTTACGTCGAGGGCCTGCAGCTCTTCGCGAACAACACGAAAGACGCGCGATCCGTCACGGCGCTTCGCTCCACCGACATTCTGTTCCGTTTTCTGGACATGGATCGTTGCGATATCGCCCTCAGCGCTCGTCTCGACGGCATGACCACGCTCAGAAAGCTCGGAATCAAAGACGTCCACGTGCTGGAGCCTCCGCTCGAAGCGACTCCCATGTACCTGTACCTGCACGACAACCGCAAGAACCTGGTTATGCCCTTGGCGCGTATCTTACGGGAAATGAAGGAGGACGGAACCATCGATTTCATCAAGAGCCAGGTCGTGGAAAAATACATCGGAATATAA
- a CDS encoding PAS domain S-box protein, whose translation MPLASNRLSRKLILQALTLCAVIFFIFGSIETYSSYRQRFDAVGKTVADIRKSHLPALSEALWVLDERLIAASLEGIYDLEFVERVVIREGADAVATFGAVQSRDVMVELFPLHATYKGSVRDLGKLEVIFGLDRLHAAFRRDLATFFIRQSAEILFIAAVLFLLFHFHVTRPLTAMANQAQALDMTTGLKPFVLPRRPSRASRQDELDAVVEALNDMETRVQASHDALQQELDLRRATESQLREARDNLERRVEERTHELGKANMELDLANEELAATNAELMGINQELHFEIEERKRAEQALRESEARQRTIVERMPVMLVAFDESGSIVAWNRECERVSGYSEKEMVGKAETLSMVCPDEALQEEAVNSFLAETNFRGIHIPFVSKNGTMRSIAWSSIAQTFPIPGWHTWAIGVDVTDRETAQRELKGLNRALETLGQANEVVLFENDPETMCREVCRIGVESGGYAFVWMACAESQQEGLHALASFGPHETFLDYLKEPWTDPDLSKDPVNSALLSNHYSLVRSIPDDEPFHPWLEKATLEGFRSCLALPLVCGAHTIGALSFYSYAPDAFDAKEIEVLERLANNLAHGLHSLDLDARRHQAEQDLRRQESLLLETQAIARVGGWELDLTTGDGHWTPETYRIFGVDSDFVPNLPAVRTFFPEEALIRALHKESSATGTSFEIETPILTAQGERRFVRLQGTTHLSDGKPVKTSGVVQDITERKTAEQHLERIFLHSLDMLCIISFEGDFLELNPAWERTLGWSLDELKSRHWLHYVHPEDHDATIEATSRLLAGEALTNFQNRYLHKAGGFRWLSWNSFPEMESRRMFGVVRDVTQNRLEQEELLAAKQQAEASNMAKSEFLANMSHEIRTPINGVLGMLQLLSMTELNDEQRDFVDTARSSGESLLALISDILDLSRVEAGKMLITESPFEIESVIQTLRDTFRETARHKGIHLGVNLDPATPKGLSGDAGRLRQILFNLVGNAVKFTERGGRVDVDIFTVPAAEEDMFYLVASVADTGIGMDEDILNHIFEPFAQAEVAYSRAYQGAGLGLAIVKRLIRLLGGEICVESTVGQGTTFCFSIPMKRHEPLVEIQPVPESSPRKGPLRILVVEDNNINRYALVSMINKWTHEAVGAGNAEEALDMLASERFDLVLMDVQMPGMNGLEATQIIRSGERENIDPAIPILAISAYVMPGDRETFMEAGMNEYFSKPVDMNALKKYLDAFGSHHDSSTEP comes from the coding sequence ATGCCGCTTGCCTCGAACAGACTTTCCCGAAAGCTCATTCTTCAGGCGCTCACGCTCTGCGCCGTGATCTTCTTTATTTTCGGAAGCATCGAAACCTACTCCTCTTACCGTCAGCGCTTCGACGCCGTCGGCAAGACCGTCGCGGACATCCGAAAAAGCCACCTGCCGGCCCTTTCCGAGGCATTGTGGGTGCTGGACGAACGGCTCATCGCCGCCAGCCTGGAAGGCATCTACGATCTGGAGTTCGTCGAGCGCGTGGTCATTCGCGAGGGCGCCGATGCAGTCGCCACGTTCGGCGCCGTTCAGTCCAGGGACGTGATGGTCGAGCTTTTTCCTTTGCACGCCACATATAAGGGCAGTGTACGGGACCTCGGCAAGCTGGAGGTCATCTTCGGACTGGACAGACTGCACGCCGCGTTCCGGCGCGATCTGGCTACGTTCTTCATACGGCAGAGCGCGGAAATTCTGTTCATCGCCGCCGTGCTCTTCCTGCTTTTCCATTTCCATGTCACGCGGCCCCTTACAGCCATGGCCAACCAGGCCCAGGCGCTGGACATGACCACGGGCCTCAAGCCGTTCGTACTGCCGCGCCGGCCCTCCCGCGCCAGCCGTCAGGACGAGCTCGACGCCGTAGTCGAAGCACTCAATGACATGGAAACGCGAGTGCAGGCCTCGCACGATGCCCTGCAGCAGGAACTGGATCTGCGGCGCGCCACCGAAAGCCAGCTTCGCGAGGCGCGGGACAATCTGGAGCGCCGGGTGGAAGAGCGCACGCACGAACTCGGGAAAGCGAACATGGAACTCGATCTGGCCAACGAAGAACTGGCCGCCACGAATGCGGAGCTCATGGGAATAAACCAGGAGCTGCATTTCGAAATCGAGGAACGTAAACGCGCCGAGCAAGCGCTGCGGGAAAGCGAGGCGCGGCAGCGCACCATAGTCGAGCGCATGCCGGTCATGCTCGTCGCGTTCGATGAGAGCGGCTCCATTGTCGCCTGGAACAGGGAATGCGAGCGGGTATCGGGGTATTCGGAAAAAGAGATGGTGGGCAAAGCCGAGACGCTGTCCATGGTGTGTCCGGACGAGGCGCTTCAGGAGGAAGCTGTCAACTCGTTCCTCGCCGAGACCAACTTCCGCGGCATCCACATTCCATTTGTCTCCAAGAACGGCACCATGCGCTCCATCGCCTGGTCGTCCATCGCCCAGACCTTTCCCATTCCGGGCTGGCACACCTGGGCCATTGGCGTGGACGTGACGGACCGCGAAACCGCCCAGCGCGAACTCAAAGGCCTGAACCGCGCTCTGGAGACTCTGGGGCAGGCGAACGAAGTCGTCCTGTTCGAGAATGACCCTGAGACGATGTGTCGCGAGGTGTGCAGAATCGGCGTGGAGAGCGGCGGGTACGCCTTCGTCTGGATGGCCTGCGCAGAATCGCAACAGGAGGGATTGCACGCCCTCGCCTCATTCGGTCCGCACGAAACTTTTCTCGACTACCTGAAGGAGCCATGGACCGATCCGGATTTGAGCAAAGACCCAGTGAACTCGGCTCTGCTGTCGAACCATTATTCGCTGGTGCGCTCCATACCCGACGACGAACCGTTCCATCCCTGGCTGGAAAAGGCCACGCTGGAAGGATTTCGATCCTGCCTTGCCCTGCCTCTGGTCTGCGGCGCACACACCATAGGCGCATTGAGTTTCTACTCCTACGCCCCGGACGCCTTCGACGCCAAGGAGATCGAGGTGCTGGAGCGGCTGGCGAACAACCTCGCCCACGGCCTGCATTCACTGGACCTCGACGCTCGCAGACATCAGGCGGAACAGGATCTGCGCCGCCAGGAAAGCCTGCTTCTGGAGACCCAGGCCATCGCCAGAGTCGGCGGCTGGGAGCTCGATCTGACCACAGGCGACGGCCATTGGACTCCTGAGACGTATCGCATTTTCGGAGTCGATTCGGACTTTGTTCCAAACCTGCCCGCAGTGCGTACGTTCTTTCCGGAAGAAGCCCTCATTCGCGCACTGCACAAGGAATCCAGCGCTACGGGAACTTCCTTCGAGATTGAAACGCCCATCCTGACTGCCCAGGGCGAACGCCGCTTCGTTCGCCTGCAGGGCACCACGCACCTCAGCGACGGCAAGCCCGTCAAGACTTCCGGCGTTGTCCAGGACATTACGGAGCGCAAGACCGCCGAGCAACATCTGGAGCGGATCTTTCTCCACTCGCTGGACATGCTCTGCATCATCAGCTTCGAGGGGGACTTCCTTGAGCTCAACCCCGCCTGGGAGCGGACGCTGGGCTGGAGCCTGGATGAGCTGAAGAGCCGACACTGGCTCCACTACGTCCATCCTGAAGACCATGACGCCACCATCGAAGCGACAAGCAGGCTGCTTGCCGGCGAAGCGCTCACCAACTTCCAGAACCGATATCTCCACAAAGCCGGCGGATTTCGCTGGCTTTCATGGAACTCCTTTCCGGAAATGGAAAGCCGCCGAATGTTCGGCGTGGTGCGGGATGTCACACAAAACCGCCTTGAACAGGAAGAGCTTTTGGCCGCCAAACAACAGGCCGAGGCCTCCAATATGGCCAAAAGCGAATTCCTGGCAAACATGAGCCACGAGATCAGAACGCCCATCAACGGGGTGCTCGGCATGCTCCAACTCCTCAGCATGACCGAACTCAATGACGAGCAACGGGACTTCGTCGACACAGCCAGGTCGTCCGGCGAGAGCCTTCTCGCGCTCATTTCTGACATTCTCGACCTTTCTCGCGTGGAAGCCGGCAAGATGCTCATCACAGAAAGCCCGTTCGAGATCGAATCCGTCATCCAGACATTGCGCGATACGTTCCGCGAGACCGCCCGGCACAAGGGCATCCACCTTGGCGTCAATCTCGATCCCGCCACGCCGAAGGGGCTTTCCGGCGACGCAGGCAGACTGCGGCAGATCCTCTTCAACCTGGTGGGCAACGCCGTCAAGTTCACGGAACGCGGCGGCCGTGTGGATGTGGACATTTTCACTGTCCCTGCCGCCGAAGAAGACATGTTCTACCTTGTGGCATCGGTGGCCGATACCGGCATCGGCATGGACGAGGACATCCTGAACCACATCTTCGAGCCTTTCGCGCAGGCAGAGGTAGCCTACTCCCGCGCCTACCAGGGCGCTGGACTGGGGCTCGCCATCGTCAAGCGACTCATCCGTCTGCTGGGCGGCGAGATCTGCGTGGAGTCGACCGTGGGCCAGGGTACTACCTTCTGTTTCAGCATTCCCATGAAACGGCATGAGCCTCTCGTGGAGATACAGCCGGTGCCGGAATCTTCGCCCCGTAAAGGCCCCCTGCGCATCCTCGTCGTGGAGGACAACAACATCAACCGCTACGCTCTCGTCTCCATGATCAACAAATGGACTCACGAGGCCGTGGGGGCAGGCAATGCGGAAGAGGCTCTGGACATGCTCGCCAGCGAACGATTCGACCTGGTGCTCATGGACGTTCAGATGCCGGGCATGAACGGCCTGGAGGCCACGCAGATCATCCGCTCTGGAGAACGCGAAAACATCGATCCGGCTATCCCCATCCTCGCCATATCGGCCTACGTCATGCCAGGAGACAGGGAGACGTTCATGGAGGCCGGCATGAACGAATACTTCTCCAAGCCCGTGGACATGAACGCTCTGAAAAAGTACCTGGATGCATTCGGCAGCCATCACGATTCCTCCACGGAACCATGA
- a CDS encoding YgaP family membrane protein, with the protein MLHRILRGAAGFFVLASIALALTHSMYWLILTAFVGLNLLQSAFTDWCPLKAALEKFGVRG; encoded by the coding sequence ATGCTTCATCGCATTCTTCGCGGCGCCGCAGGATTCTTCGTTCTGGCCAGCATTGCTCTCGCCCTGACACACTCCATGTACTGGCTGATCCTCACTGCGTTCGTCGGCCTCAATCTCCTCCAGTCCGCATTCACGGACTGGTGCCCGCTCAAGGCGGCGCTGGAAAAGTTCGGCGTCCGGGGCTGA
- a CDS encoding NAD(P)-dependent oxidoreductase, with protein sequence MAERIGFIGMGIMGVPMALNLVRAGFDVIVTNRSPDKCAPLAEAGAEVAESPEDLARKASVIITMLTGPHAVDHMLFGEDGAAANLNAQSLVINMSSVPPSYSSDLARRIGNYRAGFLDAPVSGSKKPAEDGTLVILAGGEAEHLERARPYFDAMGKATIHCGPAGAGSHMKMSINLLLGSMLAGLAEMLAFGEKGGLSRDAMLDVVLAGPLSNELFAMKREMLEQGEYPPQFPAKHMAKDLKYALDTAHELGAWAPATHLAAQLYRMLVAGGRGDEDFAAVFDVLHGPV encoded by the coding sequence ATGGCTGAACGAATAGGTTTCATCGGCATGGGCATCATGGGCGTCCCCATGGCCCTCAATCTCGTGCGCGCCGGGTTCGATGTCATCGTCACCAACCGCTCCCCGGACAAGTGCGCGCCTCTTGCCGAGGCTGGAGCCGAAGTAGCCGAGTCCCCGGAAGACCTCGCCAGGAAGGCTTCGGTAATCATTACCATGCTCACCGGCCCGCACGCCGTGGACCACATGCTTTTCGGCGAGGACGGCGCCGCGGCCAACCTGAATGCGCAGAGCCTTGTCATCAACATGAGCAGCGTTCCGCCATCCTACAGCAGCGACCTGGCCCGGCGAATCGGCAATTACCGCGCCGGCTTCCTGGATGCTCCCGTCTCCGGCTCCAAAAAACCAGCTGAAGACGGCACCCTGGTCATTCTGGCCGGCGGCGAGGCCGAGCACCTGGAGCGGGCGCGGCCGTATTTCGACGCCATGGGCAAGGCGACCATCCACTGCGGCCCTGCCGGCGCCGGCTCGCACATGAAGATGTCCATCAATCTGTTGCTGGGCTCCATGCTCGCCGGGCTCGCGGAAATGCTGGCCTTTGGCGAGAAGGGCGGGCTGTCGCGGGACGCGATGCTCGACGTGGTGCTCGCCGGACCGCTCTCCAACGAACTCTTCGCCATGAAGCGCGAGATGCTCGAACAGGGAGAATATCCTCCCCAGTTCCCAGCCAAACATATGGCCAAGGACCTGAAGTACGCCCTGGACACGGCGCATGAACTCGGCGCCTGGGCGCCGGCCACCCATCTGGCGGCGCAACTGTACCGCATGCTCGTGGCCGGCGGACGCGGAGATGAGGACTTCGCCGCTGTGTTCGACGTGCTTCACGGACCTGTGTAA
- a CDS encoding hybrid sensor histidine kinase/response regulator, which translates to MAPFNPEPYEERIKRLEEERRRALNALELAGSMGSFASSLNQLDSPVPILQETARKVQTLIRFKAMTLYMVNEADSDFNLAICTPGDMRSRMEEEVDALIANQTFSWALGRSKPVMLPAHTMDATLLVHSLATISRVRGIFVGVLDQPKETILDPYLALLTIIFSGAAQALESFELYGRISEMNRHLEQQVEERKRELSETSSMLAEERSRTEAADRALEEKNATIRAFFEASQDGMTIVDGEGVVVDVNRQAAAILGEKPENVQGRALKELLPQDYYGPRLQRFREIRRRGESIVLEDVYMDRRYELSIFPLRNAHGDVDRMACLSRDVTEDRQMHDALTAARDEARAASRAKTEFLANMSHELRTPLNGIMGMTQLLLATSLSETQRESCRDIMYSAGQVLRIVNDLLDLSSLENGRLALNQASFSTRRIFASICEAFATQARCKGLEFACTRDSDMPPFLIGDADRLRQIFINIVHNAVTFTGSGRVDVWMGIAPDLLSEPCKEGYAPFAFSVRDTGPGISAQSQETIFESFTLAEDFITKRSGGSGLGLAICKQLVERMGGIIMVQSELGMGSAFKVCVPLPTSQGIVSAEQDERKQAGSGLAEARVLLVEAAATQHGPDSTSQVLRQWGMEVGQAHDTTEALQMLQSVKFDLAVLDMQYTSRSGLEIVHAIRGRRIQGVNPKMPVIALNEFSGDGDRERCLAAGVNAVLNKPFDAEALVRAIQGMLSDQGSKTST; encoded by the coding sequence ATGGCCCCATTCAACCCGGAGCCTTACGAGGAGCGCATCAAGCGCCTCGAAGAAGAGCGCCGGCGCGCATTGAACGCCCTGGAGCTGGCCGGCTCCATGGGCTCGTTCGCCTCCAGCCTCAACCAGCTGGACAGCCCGGTGCCTATCCTCCAGGAAACGGCCAGAAAAGTGCAGACACTCATACGCTTCAAGGCCATGACCCTGTACATGGTCAATGAGGCGGACTCCGACTTCAACCTCGCCATATGCACGCCTGGGGATATGCGCTCACGCATGGAGGAAGAGGTCGACGCGCTCATCGCCAACCAGACGTTTTCCTGGGCGCTCGGCCGCAGCAAGCCGGTCATGCTGCCCGCACATACGATGGACGCCACGCTTCTGGTCCATTCCCTGGCCACCATCTCCCGGGTGCGTGGCATATTCGTCGGCGTTCTGGACCAGCCCAAGGAGACGATTCTCGATCCCTACCTTGCCCTGTTGACCATCATCTTCTCGGGCGCAGCCCAGGCTTTGGAGAGCTTCGAGTTGTACGGGCGCATCAGCGAAATGAACAGGCACCTCGAACAACAGGTTGAAGAGCGCAAGCGAGAACTGAGCGAGACCAGCAGCATGCTCGCCGAGGAGCGAAGCAGGACCGAGGCTGCGGACAGGGCGCTCGAAGAGAAAAACGCCACCATCCGCGCGTTTTTCGAGGCCAGCCAGGACGGCATGACCATCGTCGACGGGGAGGGCGTGGTTGTGGACGTCAACAGGCAAGCCGCAGCGATTCTCGGCGAGAAACCGGAGAACGTCCAGGGCCGTGCGCTCAAAGAGCTGCTGCCTCAGGACTACTATGGGCCGCGTTTGCAACGCTTTCGCGAGATCAGGCGCCGCGGGGAATCCATAGTCCTGGAAGATGTCTATATGGACAGGCGCTACGAGCTTTCCATTTTTCCGCTCAGAAACGCCCACGGCGATGTGGACCGAATGGCCTGTCTGAGCCGCGACGTGACCGAAGACCGTCAGATGCACGACGCCCTCACCGCGGCCCGGGACGAAGCGAGGGCCGCCAGCCGGGCGAAAACGGAGTTTCTGGCCAACATGAGCCATGAGCTGCGGACGCCGCTCAACGGAATTATGGGCATGACGCAGCTGCTCCTGGCGACCAGTCTTTCCGAGACGCAGCGGGAAAGCTGTCGGGACATCATGTACTCCGCAGGCCAGGTGCTGCGTATCGTCAACGATCTCCTTGATCTTTCCAGCCTGGAAAACGGCAGGCTGGCTCTCAACCAGGCGAGTTTCTCCACCAGACGCATTTTCGCTTCCATCTGCGAGGCATTCGCCACGCAAGCCCGTTGCAAGGGGCTGGAGTTCGCCTGCACGAGGGATAGCGATATGCCACCGTTCCTCATCGGCGATGCCGACCGACTGCGACAGATTTTTATCAACATCGTGCACAACGCCGTCACGTTCACGGGATCAGGGCGGGTGGACGTGTGGATGGGCATTGCGCCGGACCTGCTTTCCGAGCCATGCAAAGAAGGATACGCGCCGTTCGCCTTCAGCGTTCGGGACACGGGGCCCGGCATCTCGGCGCAGAGCCAGGAGACCATTTTCGAGAGCTTTACTCTGGCCGAGGACTTCATCACCAAGCGCAGCGGCGGTTCCGGTTTGGGCCTTGCCATCTGCAAACAGCTGGTGGAGCGGATGGGCGGCATCATCATGGTGCAAAGTGAGCTCGGCATGGGCAGCGCGTTCAAGGTCTGCGTGCCATTGCCCACATCGCAGGGCATAGTATCCGCAGAGCAGGACGAACGGAAGCAGGCGGGGTCAGGACTTGCCGAGGCCCGCGTGCTTCTGGTGGAAGCTGCTGCGACTCAGCACGGGCCGGATTCCACATCGCAGGTTCTCAGGCAGTGGGGTATGGAAGTGGGCCAGGCGCATGACACGACGGAAGCGTTGCAAATGCTTCAGTCAGTGAAATTCGATCTTGCGGTGCTGGACATGCAGTACACGTCCAGGAGTGGTCTTGAGATAGTGCACGCAATCAGAGGGCGTCGTATCCAGGGAGTGAATCCGAAGATGCCCGTCATCGCACTGAATGAGTTCTCCGGAGATGGTGACAGAGAGCGCTGCCTGGCCGCGGGCGTCAATGCTGTCCTCAACAAACCGTTCGACGCCGAAGCACTCGTGCGCGCCATCCAGGGAATGCTGTCGGATCAGGGATCCAAGACGTCAACGTGA
- a CDS encoding HDOD domain-containing protein codes for MGIINIQDVKPKMVLGADLYAPNGRFLLPKGTKLTNKHVRVLSIWGVPEADIEGADREKTMGEAIAQLSPETLHACEARASELFSRANLGHEAVRELYQISLLRCAERNIHGAELCSGHINTDIPPELLQHCGPNGDEIPSAMELVRRHVNLASLPDIYYRVVEVISDPKSSAATISDVISKDVSLSAKLLKLVNSPFYGFPSKIDSINRAVALLGFNELATLAHGITVIRHFEDMPLDGLDMHSFWKHSVACGLIARALAGRRPGLSEERFFVAGLLHDIGRLVMLKEIPHLMGKAMLHAAENNLEMWRAERDILGYDHGMVAGFLMEEWLMPVDLRSMVSRHHSPVRAENTFETSFIHLADIMTIAMEMGCSGTCLVPPLQADVWDVLDLPQGLLITSVRQTDRQLEEIVSMFFSGQRDER; via the coding sequence GTGGGAATCATCAACATACAGGATGTCAAACCCAAGATGGTGCTGGGCGCCGATCTTTATGCGCCAAATGGACGGTTTCTGCTGCCAAAGGGTACAAAACTCACCAATAAGCATGTCCGCGTCCTGAGCATCTGGGGCGTACCTGAAGCTGACATAGAAGGGGCCGACAGGGAAAAGACCATGGGCGAAGCCATAGCCCAGCTTTCCCCGGAGACACTGCACGCGTGCGAAGCCCGAGCATCCGAACTCTTCTCCCGCGCGAATCTCGGCCACGAGGCTGTGCGCGAGCTCTACCAGATATCGCTGCTGCGCTGTGCGGAACGCAACATACACGGCGCTGAACTGTGCAGCGGCCACATCAACACGGATATCCCTCCGGAGTTGCTGCAACACTGCGGACCCAACGGCGACGAGATTCCATCGGCCATGGAGCTTGTCCGCCGCCATGTCAATCTGGCGTCGCTGCCGGACATTTACTACCGCGTAGTCGAAGTCATCAGTGATCCGAAAAGCTCAGCCGCCACGATATCCGACGTGATTTCCAAGGATGTCAGCCTCTCGGCCAAGCTGCTCAAGCTGGTGAACAGTCCCTTCTACGGGTTTCCTTCCAAAATCGACTCCATTAATCGCGCCGTGGCGTTGCTCGGCTTCAACGAACTCGCCACGCTCGCCCACGGCATCACGGTCATCCGACACTTCGAGGACATGCCGCTGGACGGTCTGGACATGCACAGCTTCTGGAAGCATTCCGTTGCCTGCGGCCTCATTGCCCGGGCGCTGGCAGGTCGCCGGCCGGGGCTCTCGGAGGAACGGTTCTTCGTGGCCGGGCTTCTGCACGACATCGGTCGACTGGTAATGCTCAAGGAAATTCCTCACCTCATGGGCAAGGCGATGCTCCACGCGGCCGAGAACAATCTGGAAATGTGGCGCGCGGAGCGCGACATCCTCGGCTACGACCATGGCATGGTCGCCGGATTCCTGATGGAAGAATGGCTGATGCCGGTGGATCTGCGGAGCATGGTGTCGCGGCACCACAGTCCGGTGCGGGCGGAGAACACGTTTGAAACGTCATTTATCCATCTGGCGGACATCATGACCATAGCCATGGAAATGGGGTGTAGCGGCACCTGCCTGGTGCCTCCCTTGCAGGCGGATGTCTGGGACGTTCTCGACCTGCCCCAAGGGTTGTTGATCACTTCGGTCCGCCAAACCGACCGCCAGCTCGAAGAAATCGTGTCGATGTTCTTCTCCGGGCAGCGAGATGAAAGATAA
- a CDS encoding universal stress protein, with product MSDIRIKTILLPIDLSPAAPHVAARALYLAEALDARIIPLYVAPSYERYHILQVDEIETNRFAQSVTEGAQRTMAEFVDAHLKSDRVEPGRVVGGYPAETILDIAWQEKADLIVMGTHGHTGIQRLLLGSVAEKVVRSSPVPVFTVRPVDNA from the coding sequence GTGAGCGACATCCGTATCAAAACAATACTGCTGCCCATCGACCTCTCGCCTGCCGCCCCCCACGTTGCAGCCCGGGCCCTGTACCTCGCCGAGGCCCTGGATGCGCGCATCATCCCCCTGTACGTGGCGCCCTCGTATGAGCGATACCACATCCTTCAGGTGGACGAAATCGAGACCAACCGCTTCGCCCAGTCCGTCACAGAAGGCGCCCAGCGGACCATGGCGGAGTTTGTGGACGCGCACCTGAAGTCCGACCGCGTGGAGCCAGGGCGGGTCGTCGGCGGTTATCCGGCCGAGACGATCCTCGATATTGCCTGGCAGGAAAAGGCCGACCTCATCGTCATGGGCACACATGGCCATACTGGCATCCAACGCCTTCTCCTTGGTTCCGTGGCGGAAAAGGTGGTGCGCTCATCTCCCGTGCCTGTATTCACCGTGCGTCCAGTCGATAACGCTTGA
- a CDS encoding carboxymuconolactone decarboxylase family protein, translating into MDKKPSHFLRIMEKYPRYMKAHEELGKAVKEAGPLDEKTLNLVQLAAAAAAGSEGAVHSHARRARNLGVTEAELCHAILACTSTVGFPAVSAALSWIGHPDEEED; encoded by the coding sequence ATGGACAAAAAGCCGAGTCACTTCCTGCGCATTATGGAAAAGTATCCCCGATACATGAAAGCCCACGAGGAGCTCGGCAAAGCCGTGAAGGAAGCCGGCCCCCTGGACGAAAAGACACTGAACCTCGTGCAGCTCGCGGCGGCCGCGGCCGCCGGCAGCGAAGGCGCCGTGCACAGCCACGCCCGCCGCGCCCGCAATCTCGGCGTCACCGAAGCCGAACTGTGCCACGCCATTCTCGCATGCACCTCCACCGTCGGCTTTCCTGCAGTGAGCGCCGCCCTTTCCTGGATAGGACACCCTGACGAGGAGGAGGACTAG